One genomic region from Bactrocera tryoni isolate S06 chromosome 3, CSIRO_BtryS06_freeze2, whole genome shotgun sequence encodes:
- the LOC120772904 gene encoding mucin-17: MDEIEYLEEYEDLILPTMSTQTATTKGRNRTNLVTMPDDEDSSSIDQDIFDSLFDDNSDDESVMHKKGPAKLSQRSEHSSRYSRVSMDSLDMLVKELGEPFNPNADGSKSTNKPQPKQSNVKVTQPNKTVQKSTTTTTMAKGTNSPTPVSSVSMKTNKTEAAKTTVERNNKTKSVATVRPTVQQNLGQASASTKLINSNDNVLPTTRILQSNRSGGIQNAKITSDSGKVASPTPSTSRKQISAATSTTGSNSNSLNSSKHNTPMTGSKRIVERSQTTIIKPEKPQIKDPAEDPLSLENIENESESDTDSFIYSDVSADTFVTLSDVDYDERHIIELSNDSNYERANLDKIRGSTPSPTVSDDYKSDKEDTPTKMTSKFEENSKEGSVLEKNANVTSKFRVRQYVDAEVTTSRQRKQETPNISNDKLSNAEINSTSKDTLLERIDTVLSVANDKAEGLKFNTKHIDKVEPEDEVVIDSKDEAKDKTDNMPESAIACDSHVDGMPIVKPGVIQEPSTTETMEIDMGEIVEEDVEKEKSNLENKIKENTIEECKEMPDYDRSTNDAISVTANEKADDVVMQNLPTSENIDESVHQLEVISEQVVETMENVETNENLNTKQSDTECTANVCNEREVSERNANKLQEAAVAVESATNKTPNICNEGEVRNVVANVAPKKLADESKSESAIKTDGKNVKSQGDENEIEKDDTKALAEKDIDEENFELNTGEETNAELQLEKHEEQNEIIAAYATKQTEETEKSKQGEIKNESSSENSKPQKENEEDCPTRLKNAKAAQETVKKMRGTDKQRVSLRRSQTPVSAKFTESKSQILTKKSTEKESKSTNDTKGTASKASDEANVEKVVDDVYITDAKKNATLVSKDGKSNEDIDSVNMKEVGKTSQSSRNKSNTQKTDNKIDDNSKSMSKSNIETDKTSSEIQYRKPRYEKKEEVLRAVSNSERSERSQTPRGRKIEKTPSEVAEPQSVGGKQEVGESEHSSTVKDVDEKKLIKEATAETQPKPEDMMCLEKCKTPELTPRHDKRVRGLVVSLKKTDLSKVLNEKLLRKINTQAKGERPTDLKESETAADVNIEKAKIDSKEQEMPTVTTKSRSKEPMPSDVKKKDSSVEKSAEERNKDLKVENTTEKAKEDIKYDNLKDKADISRRDEKSGDNSKRYSKYETPRSKSRRDRSTDKSVEKVSEHSKSMKVEDKAEHSSKEICNKANKDSRLEKFADDTKRYSKGEKIPERSKRESKYERFTERAKKESKEENPAEKLKTDSKDSTDRTKKTSKEGKSMSDRKYETEMKESKEKPEYKMRGDLKEERSKSSSKRSTERAKEGLNEGKSAEKTKTDSRESMEIPKKAPKEEKFYEKSKRDSTETFDDKCKRDSTDEKSVEKIKGESKDSTHRTNKGSNEAKSTRLSRYDKSIERSKKDSKDEKSEINVNKVSNQKRPSAEAKIESKHEKTADRSRKDSKEEKVRGYSIERSKKDEKSEIYATKVSNEKKTSEEAKNESNHEMFADRSRRVSKEEKARGVSKEEKTSTSTRVDYKETKNSEQSKSDSKKSTDKEEKDSKSKESETKATIISKEDKLTDKTIEDLEETQEVKAKSEDDKITDYRQLKWKTEKYTRKTKSTKDTKKVSESELNVEKESKIGTWEAKESNAPTVMETETGDKKTVGQNSALSEELNMESNADSTETETTQNCEEESESKLIASTIESRREDIEVIEEKGGANDNENTSQVEQNDNKGHTMSANVDKTQNERCESQKTNESKHEYQVNKETTEPTLSTKKAEKETAISGSTEKAEEIMAAIENTDKSKKYGVVPNSASEKYVSRRGKFYKTREKKAEIKNEEESAEKEGPEAIAETKKEEESAEKGPEAKTVAENSEGTLEKKVEKEKEHKCSQKQEENKTEIVESNDVGKVETTTVAESVQKVLQATKVDENATKKRAKSRRVAENTQKQEITNVEVEVEEEITQNERKKTDTTIENKNVAESTDGKAATKVVGSTDKLGNPNDTQTVDEIANENLNKEVVVEDAPVNADEIEHDQAKAGTLKETVNTTLDVNAKTQTADENAKKNVDAESVNTTVKNDSSQTHGDEGDTENTDQSSKQEFSTQQTPTTKEKGAVESEKEPATGSGGSRTTKHNRIRNNADIKIISQSPQLQSADEDEHEGATRRSMRTRAADHSPSIKNETHKKGAKAANQTPISANATQKLQKEQPNSSRNVTATPTTNLTRKRMRDLTPNTLDENNEQEKSLSKKLKWESVRKSSRIHHDDVDTSEGEPDAAALAQRGIKSFSAKESPANMSAQEKQGKSTKISKSTHESATNVATKYSTASEVKQSLTGDNLKTSKTREKSINTSHSANKTHTPEVKRKQEHEKLPTTTTSTEPGKKRRAELENAQQSTKKLARANDESTQQQKNTTSKSTVKQAASTSTGTPTAVTRIDTKADHAHGSMATEDTDPLQLPVKRFKRLQAIDGYDTLNISEERKEIKAEELDNKNVTSKRKSLRAAGPTDSTKTAETAHKSTPKQQIQQQQQQKNQQLLQQQKQHPPQQQNKQQQQQQRAVPAKQVEATTTVLLKDRKIVVPNRTGEDAMSTDKVSSSKSPTKSPGSKVITFKEWLEQQKKSTSEDGGEEMLFEPDESAIRMDNIATATTTEPNRGNLSASEVSTVAEQKPNETAVVQTAVAEVNANKSSSKKMNVRDANKRKRQTEAESNATKEAVANELPKHTPPAAKHGRIEKVFTPAAAQFKRPSLPQRVSRLTPSRFNNRPSTQVDGRAGVHGTQQHPRKLTVQQLDTKVKLRKLRVRINRSTVAAYFKNFNLKVKEQVVENPAILSSHSVTDIRVSESEAKPTEPSQKRSPQKDPLAPAKKRIVSQPTTATTPLQLPTLTARPNVISAAEGNDALKSSPAAMPALTKVPPGVDQTSPTKSQENTDASQTEAADQQFGSTEELSLLTPMKCVTVPHSTHNSSRSQQQQQQQQQITSTAAEVMREKRSSTTSSSDASVIQRSQSTGKQTNSSSSSTITAASTASIANDTQLPFTPVVPKEEVVDGHTTPAQQAAAGITSGTSSDNAATTNSLASRTLAIAAATNSALNQTPTNDPSGYYGLTPTQLDSNGTRLYSFLHPAKYNRNHGCVLLDYCCPNLDGPMPAIDPTRIHAQVQAGVRELPAYIVMSTKLITRADLEANKNVIPASIRQKVEKITADATNTSVPTIASCAPNTAVANVTPVAPPVPVSNPTTSTTALTPTITALQKHLPSTTVITPKLMPSTSTPTMATPANATSQLPTVSDYQRSLLRTSIRQFDARLKKYYYRIAMLSFSERQTIIDSMINSTTLTPKDVDCAVRLIDEYAAQIGIATTTSTTNVTSPAIQSVSKAITTQTTNTVVRTTTIQQQSQKSNLQSSKTQVAVLDKDNSLLGYQLAASPMPMNKSSISTRSSIMSTSITGSMNTSLPTVSTTSSIVLPTLKATQASPRIFYTKPPMQTSTPIATTTSNVNTPLNDGKTTSLRSTPRMGRELTIRQIPQKLNSVPVSASTATGTLPTRRLPTLTRNPHLSAGSSAEKSISETITTRSAVTISTAPKRMTRATAAAKVVVITQNTDGNSAPQDECILPDGHENTEIKREKVDDDFVGGN, from the exons atggacgaaattgaATACCTGGAAGAGTACGAAGATTTAATTCTACCAA CAATGAGTACTCAAACTGCAACTACTAAAGGTCGTAACAGGACTAATCTTGTTACTATGCCAGATGATGAGGACTCTTCTTCTATAGATCAAGATATTTTCGACAGTTTATTCGATGATAACTCGGACGACGAGTCCGTAATGCATAAAAAAG gGCCTGCAAAACTGAGCCAGCGTAGTGAACACAGTTCACGATATTCTCGCGTTTCCATGGACTCGCTCGATATGCTTGTAAAAGAATtag GTGAGCCATTCAATCCAAATGCAGATGGTTCGAAATCAACTAATAAACCCCAACCTAAACAAAGCAATGTTAAGGTTACTCAACCCAACAAAACAGTACAAAAAT ctaCAACCACAACTACAATGGCAAAAGGTACCAACTCACCAACGCCTGTATCTAGTGTTAgcatgaaaacaaacaaaacagaaGCAGCTAAAACAACTGTGGAACGCAATAACAAAACTAAATCCGTGGCTACGGTAAGACCAACGGTGCAACAGAATCTGGGCCAAGCATCAGCATCAACAAAGTTAATAAATTCAAATGAT aACGTGTTGCCAACAACACGCATATTACAAAGCAATAGAAGTGGTGGTAtacaaaatgcgaaaataacTAGTGATTCAGGTAAGGTAGCCTCGCCCACTCCGTCAACATCGCGTAAACAAATTTCAGCTGCTACTTCAACAACCGGCAGTAACAGTAATTCGCTTAACAGTAGCAAGCATAACACGCCAATGACAGGGTCTAAGCGAATTGTTGAACGTTCGCAGACAACCATTATAAAACCTGAGAAACCACAGATTAAAGATCCCGCAGAAGATCCTTTAA GtttggaaaatattgaaaatgaatcGGAAAGCGATACTGATTCGTTTATATACTCCGATGTATCTGCTGATACATTCGTTACGTTGAGTGATGTGGACTATGATGAACGGCATATTATTGAATTGTCCAACGACTCCAACTATGAACGTGCTAATCTAG ACAAAATACGTGGGTCAACGCCTTCCCCCACAGTTTCTGATGATTATAAAAGTGATAAGGAGGATACACCGACAAAAATGACGTCGAAATTTGAGGAAAATTCTAAGGAGGGCTCTGTAttggaaaaaaatgcaaatgttaCGTCGAAATTTCGAGTACGACAGTATGTTGACGCCGAGGTAACAACAAGTCGTCAACGAAAACAAGAAACGCCTAATATTTCGAATGATAAATTGTCGAATGCGGAAATAAATTCAACATCAAAGGATACGCTATTGGAGCGTATAGATACTGTGCTATCCGTAGCAAATGATAAAGCAGAGGGGCTTAAATTTAATACGAAACATATTGATAAAGTCGAACCTGAAGATGAAGTTGTAATTGATAGTAAAGATGAGGCCAAAGATAAAACGGATAATATGCCAGAAAGTGCAATTGCTTGTGATAGTCACGTGGATGGCATGCCAATTGTGAAGCCAGGAGTAATTCAAG AGCCATCCACAACTGAAACAATGGAAATCGATATGGGAGAAATTGTGGAGGAAGAcgttgaaaaagaaaaaagtaatttggagaataaaattaaggaaaatactATTGAAGAATGTAAAGAAATGCCAGATTATGATAGAAGTACTAATGACGCAATAAGTGTTACAGCAAATGAAAAAGCTGATGATGTTGTAATGCAGAACTTGCCAACTTctgaaaatattgatgaatCTGTGCACCAACTAGAAGTCATAAGTGAGCAGGTTGTCGAAACAATGGAGAACGTTGAGACaaacgaaaacttaaatacaaaacaaagtgACACAGAGTGCACTGCAAATGTGTGCAACGAAAGAGAAGTGAGCGAAAGAAATGCTAATAAACTGCAAGAAGCGGCAGTTGCAGTAGAAAGTGCAACTAATAAAACTCCAAATATTTGTAATGAAGGTGAAGTGAGAAATGTAGTGGCAAATGTAGCTCCTAAAAAGCTGGCAGATGAAAGCAAGAGCGAGAGTGCGATAAAAACAGATGGCAAAAATGTTAAAAGCCAAGGTGACGAAAACGAAATAGAAAAGGATGATACCAAAGCGCTTGCCGAAAAAGACATCGATGAAGAAAATTTCGAGTTGAACACGGGAGAGGAAACAAATGCAGAGTTGCAATTGGAGAAGCACGAAgaacaaaatgaaataatagcTGCATATGCTACGAAACAAACTGAGGAGACTGAAAAAAGCAAACAGggtgaaattaaaaatgaaagctCGTCAGAAAATTCAAAACCACAAAAGGAGAATGAGGAAGATTGTCCGACCAGGTTGAAAAATGCCAAAGCAGCGCAAGAAACTGTTAAGAAAATGCGTGGAACGGATAAACAACGCGTGAGCCTAAGGCGTTCACAGACACCTGTGAGTGCCAAATTTACGGAAAGTAAATCACAGATTCTTACCAAGAAATCAACCGAGAAAGAATCAAAGTCTACCAATGACACGAAGGGAACTGCATCAAAAGCTAGTGATGAAGCAAATGTAGAAAAAGTTGTGGATGATGTGTATATAACGGacgcaaaaaaaaatgcaacgCTTGTATCTAAAGATGGGAAATCGAATGAAGATATCGACAGTGTCAATATGAAAGAAGTGGGAAAAACGTCACAATCCAGCAGGAACAAAAGTAATACACAAAAAACGGATAACAAAATTGATGATAACAGCAAGAGTATGAGTAAATCCAATATAGAGACGGATAAGACAAGTTCTGAAATTCAATACAGGAAGCCTAGATACGAAAAAAAGGAAGAGGTTTTACGAGCAGTTTCGAATAGTGAACGCAGCGAACGATCTCAAACGCCTCGTggtagaaaaattgaaaaaactccAAGCGAAGTAGCGGAACCACAATCTGTAGGTGGAAAGCAAGAAGTAGGTGAGAGTGAACATAGCAGCACAGTAAAAGATGTAGATGAAAAGAAACTCATAAAAGAAGCTACAGCAGAGACACAACCTAAACCCGAAGATATGATGTGCTTAGAAAAGTGCAAAACGCCTGAATTGACACCAAGACACGATAAAAGAGTGCGTGGACTAGTGGTCTCCTTGAAGAAGACCGATTTATCAAAAGTTcttaatgaaaaacttttacGGAAAATAAACACCCAAGCAAAAGGTGAAAGGCCAACTGATTTAAAGGAGAGTGAGACAGCAGCCGacgtaaacatagaaaaagccAAAATAGACTCGAAAGAGCAAGAAATGCCGACGGTTACAACAAAAAGTAGATCGAAGGAGCCTATGCCTTCAGATGTAAAGAAAAAAGATTCTTCCGTTGAAAAATCAGCAGAAGAAAGAAACAAAGATTTAAAAGTAGAAAATACTACAGAGAAAGCGAAAGAAGATATTAAATACGATAATCTTAAAGATAAAGCTGATATATCTAGGAGAGATGAAAAATCGGGCGATAACTCAAAGAGGTATTCTAAATATGAAACACCTAGAAGTAAAAGCAGGCGAGATCGAAGTACTGATAAATCTGTAGAAAAAGTAAGTGAGCATTCGAAATCCATGAAAGTTGAGGATAAAGCAGAACATTCATCGAAAGAAATCTGTAATAAAGCAAATAAGGATTCAAGATTAGAAAAATTTGCAGATGATACAAAAAGATATTCAAAGggtgaaaaaattccagaaaggTCAAAGAGAGAATCGAAATATGAGAGGTTTACGGAGAGAGCAAAGAAGGAATCAAAGGAAGAAAATCCTGCAGAAAAATTAAAGACTGATTCTAAAGATTCTACAGATAGAACAAAGAAAACTTCGAAAGAGGGAAAGTCGATGAGTGATCGCAAATATGAAACAGAAATGAAGGAATCAAAAGAGAAACCTGAGTATAAAATGAGGGGAGACTTAAAAGAAGAAAGATCAAAGAGTTCTTCCAAAAGGTCTACAGAGAGAGCTAAGGAGGGTTTAAACGAAGGAAAATCTGCTGAAAAAACAAAGACTGATTCAAGAGAGTCTATGGAGATACCAAAGAAGGCTCCAAAAGAagagaaattttatgaaaaatctaAAAGAGACTCAACAGAAACGTTTGATGACAAATGTAAAAGAGACTCGACAGACGAAAAAAGTGTCGAAAAAATTAAGGGTGAATCAAAAGACTCTACACATAGGACAAACAAAGGTTCAAATGAGGCAAAATCGACGCGCCTTTCAAGATATGATAAATCTATAGAACGCTCAAAGAAGGATTCAAAGGACGAAAAATCTGagataaatgtaaataaagtatCAAATCAGAAAagaccatctgcagaagctaaGATTGAATCAAAACATGAAAAGACCGCTGATAGATCCAGGAAAGATTCAAAGGAGGAAAAAGTAAGAGGTTATTCTATAGAGCGCTCAAAGAAGGACGAAAAATCTGAGATATATGCAACTAAAGTttcaaatgagaaaaaaacatCAGAAGAAGCTAAGAATGAATCAAATCATGAAATGTTCGCCGATAGATCCAGGAGAGTTTCAAAGGAGGAAAAAGCAAGGGGTGTTTCGAAAGAGGAAAAAACTTCAACGTCAACAAGAGTTGATTATAAAGAGACAAAAAATTCGGAGCAATCaaagagtgattcaaaaaaatctaCAGACAAAGAAGAGAAAGACTCAAAAAGTAAGGAATCTGAAACAAAGGCAACAATTATTTCGAAGGAAGATAAACTTACAGATAAAACAATTGAAGATTTAGAAGAAACCCAAGAGGTAAAAGCAAAGTCAGAAGATGACAAAATTACCGATTATCGGCAGTTAAAATGGAAAACTGAGAAATATACACGGAAAACGAAATCTACTAAAGATACTAAGAAAGTGTCAGAGAGTGAACTGAACGTTGAAAAGGAATCTAAAATTGGGACTTGGGAAGCAAAGGAATCTAACGCACCAACTGTAATGGAAACCGAAACAGGCGATAAGAAAACTGTAGGGCAGAATTCGGCACTCTCTGAAGAGTTGAACATGGAATCAAATGCAGACTCTACCGAAACTGAAACTACTCAAAATTGCGAAGAAGAAAGCGAAAGCAAGTTAATAGCATCCACTATTGAGAGTCGAAGAGAAGATATAGAAGTGATAGAAGAAAAGGGAGGTGCGAACGATAATGAAAATACTAGTCAAGTAGAGCAGAACGATAATAAAGGTCACACAATGAGTGCAAACGTCGATAAAACCCAAAACGAGCGCTGCGAATCTCAAAAAACCAACGAAAGCAAGCATGAATATCAAGTTAATAAAGAAACAACGGAACCTACTCTTAGTACAAAGAAAGCTGAAAAGGAAACAGCTATTAGCGGAAGCACTGAGAAAGCTGAAGAAATAATGGCTGCTATTGAAAACACTGATAAATCTAAGAAATATGGAGTTGTTCCAAATAGCGCTAGCGAAAAATATGTTTCGAGAAGAggaaaattctataaaacaCGAGAGAAAAAAGCGGAGAttaaaaacgaagaagagtcTGCTGAAAAAGAGGGACCGGAAGCTATAGCTGAGACCAAAAAGGAAGAAGAGTCTGCCGAAAAGGGACCGGAAGCTAAAACAGTTGCAGAAAATTCAGAAGGTACActtgaaaagaaagttgaaaaagAAAAGGAACATAAATGTTCACAAAAGCAAGAAGAGAACAAAACGGAAATTGTAGAAAGCAATGATGTAGGTAAAGTGGAAACTACAACTGTTGCCGAAAGCGTCCAAAAGGTCTTGCAAGCAACAAAAGTTGACGAAAATGCCACGAAAAAACGAGCTAAATCCCGAAGAGTTGCTGAAAACACGCAGAAACAAGAGATTACGAATGTGGAAGTTGAAGTAGAGGAAGAAATAACACAAAATGAACGAAAGAAAACTGACACTACAATAGAGAATAAAAATGTAGCTGAATCCACAGATGGgaaagcagcaacaaaagttGTGGGTAGTACCGATAAATTAGGAAATCCAAATGATACGCAAACGGTCGACGAAATTGCAAACgagaatttaaataaagaagtCGTAGTAGAAGATGCACCGGTGAATGCCGACGAAATTGAACACGACCAAGCTAAAGCTGGAACATTAAAAGAAACCGTAAACACCACGTTAGATGTGAATGCAAAAACTCAAACAGCAgatgaaaatgcaaaaaagaatGTCGATGCTGAATCTGTTAACACGACTGTAAAAAATGATTCAAGTCAAACTCATGGAGACGAGGGCGACACAGAAAATACAGATCAATCAAGTAAGCAAGAGTTTTCTACGCAACAAACACCAACAACGAAGGAGAAAGGTGCTGTGGAAAGTGAGAAGGAACCAGCAACTGGAAGTGGCGGCAGCAGAACCACGAAACATAATCGTATACGCAATAATgcagatataaaaataatttctcaatCGCCACAACTGCAGTCGGCTGACGAGGACGAACATGAGGGCGCGACACGTCGTTCAATGCGCACGCGCGCTGCCGATCATTCGCCTAGCATTAAAAAcg AAACTCACAAAAAAGGCGCTAAAGCTGCAAATCAAACGCCAATTTCGGCAAACGCTAcacaaaaactgcaaaaagaGCAACCGAATAGCAGTCGAAATGTTACAGCGACGCCAACAACGAATTTGACACGCAAGCGCATGCGTGATCTCACGCCAAACACATTAGACGAAAATAACG AACAAGAAAAGTCgctgagcaaaaaattaaaatgggaGTCGGTACGAAAATCGT CACGCATACACCACGATGACGTCGACACCAGCGAAGGTGAACCTGATGCCGCTGCGCTTGCCCAACGAGGCATTAAATCCTTTAGCGCAAAGGAAAGTCCAGCAAACATGAGCGCACAAGAGAAGCAAGGCAAATCAACGAAAATTAGCAAGAGTACACACGAGAGTGCAACCAATGTGGCAACAAAGTATAGCACTGCCTCCGAAGTTAAGCAATCGTTAACTGGcgataatttaaaaacttctaaAACGCGCGAAAAATCAATCAACACCAGTCATAGCGCTAATAAAACTCACACACCAGAGGTGAAACGTAAGCAGGAACATGAAAAGTTACCAACCACAACAACATCGACCGAGCCGGGTAAGAAACGTAGAGCTGAGCTGGAAAATGCACAACAGTCAACCAAGAAGTTAGCACGTGCAAATGATGAgtccacacaacaacaaaagaacacaACGTCTAAAAGCACAGTTAAACAAGCAGCCTCCACCTCGACTGGCACGCCAACGGCTGTAACACGTATCGATACAAAAGCTGATCATGCGCACGGATCAATGGCAACAGAAGACACTGATCCATTGCAATTGCCGGTGAAACGCTTTAAACGATTGCAAGCCATCGATGGTTATGATACATTAAATATAAGCGAGGAGCGCAAAGAAATTAAAGCAGAAGAGTTGGACAACAAAAATGTAACATCAAAACGTAAATCATTGCGGGCTGCAGGGCCAACTGATAGCACCAAAACGGCTGAAACAGCACATAAGTCAACACCAAAACAacaaattcaacaacaacagcaacaaaaaaatcaacagcTGCTGCAACAACAGAAGCAGCATCCGCCTcagcaacaaaataaacaacaacagcagcaacaaagaGCTGTGCCAGCGAAGCAAGTAGAAGCCACAACTACTGTGTTGCTTAAGGACAGGAAGATTGTTGTACCCAACCGGACCGGCGAAGATGCAATGAGTACCGATAAAGTCAGTTCAAGCAAATCACCCACAAAATCACCTGGTTCTAAGGTAATCACTTTCAAAGAGTGGTTAGAGCAACAGAAGAAAAGTACCTCTGAAGACGGTGGTGAAGAAATGCTCTTTGAGCCCGATGAAAGTGCCATACGTATGGATAATATTGCGACCGCCACAACGACGGAGCCGAACCGCGGCAATCTAAGCGCCAGCGAAGTAAGCACTGTTGCCGAGCAGAAACCAAATGAGACAGCAGTGGTGCAAACCGCAGTCGCTGAGGTGAACGCGAATAAAAGTTCATCGAAGAAAATGAATGTACGTGATGCCAATAAAAGAAAGAGGCAGACAGAGGCGGAGTCAAACGCAACGAAGGAAGCTGTTGCAAATGAATTGCCCAAACATACGCCACCCGCTGCAAAGCATGGCCGCATTGAAAAAGTGTTCACACCAGCAGCTGCACAGTTTAAACGGCCATCATTGCCGCAAAGAGTGTCACGTCTGACACCATCGCGTTTCAACAACCGTCCATCAACACAGGTCGATGGTCGCGCAGGCGTACACGGCACACAACAACATCCAAGA aaattaaCGGTACAGCAGCTCGACACTAAAGTGAAATTGCGTAAATTGCGTGTTCGCATTAATCGTTCCACCGTTGCagcatatttcaaaaattttaatttaaaggtTAAAGAGCAAG TTGTTGAGAATCCGGCTATCTTATCTTCGCATTCAGTGACTGACATTAGAGTATCAGAAAGCGAAGCCAAACCTACAGAGCCTTCGCAAAAACGTAGCCCCCAAAAGGATCCACTTGCTCCAGCTAAGAAACGCATAGTCAGCCAgcctacaacagcaacaaccccGTTACAGTTGCCTACACTAACGGCGCGCCCAAACGTTATTTCTGCGGCAGAGGGTAACGATGCGTTGAAATCTTCACCGGCAGCTATGCCAGCATTAACGAAAGTGCCGCCCGGCGTGGACCAAACATCTCCAACAAAAT CTCAAGAAAACACAGATGCTTCCCAAACTGAAGCAGCAGATCAGCAATTTGGCAGCACAGAAGAGCTATCTCTGTTAACTCCAATGAAATGTGTCACAGTACCACATTCGACGCACAACAGTTCACGttcacagcagcaacaacaacaacagcaacaaattacTTCAACAGCCGCAGAAGTTATGCGTGAGAAACGCTCAAGCACGACAAGCAGTTCTGACGCCAGCGTCATACAACGATCGCAATCGACTGGCAAGCaaaccaacagcagcagcagctccACAATCACCGCCGCTAGTACTGCAAGTATAGCTAACGATACACAGTTACCATTCACACCGGTAGTGCCTAAAGAAGAGGTAGTGGATGGCCACACAACGCCCGCACAACAAGCAGCTGCTGGTATTACGTCGGGCACAAGCTCAGACAACGCGGCCACCACGAATTCCTTGGCTTCGCGTACACTGGCTATAGCAGCCGCCACCAATTCGGCACTCAATCAAACGCCTACAAATGATCCAAGTGGTTATTATGGACTGACGCCGACACAGTTGGATTCAAATGGTACGCGTCTGTATTCCTTCTTGCATCCAGCTAAGTATAATCGTAATCACGGCTGCGTATTGCTCGACTACTGCTGTCCAAATCTAGACGGCCCAATGCCTGCTATTGATCCGACACGTATACACGCGCAAGTGCAGGCCGGCGTACGCGAACTGCCCGCTTACATAGTGATGTCAACGAAACTTATAACACGCGCCGATTTGGAGGCCAACAAGAATGTTATACCGGCCTCCATCCGGCAAAAGGTGGAAAAAATCACTGCTGATGCTACGAACACGTCTGTGCCGACGATTGCAAGTTGTGCACCGAATACAGCTGTAGCAAACGTAACACCGGTGGCACCACCTGTGCCCGTCAGCAATCCCACAACATCAACAACTGCACTAACGCCtaccataacggcattgcaaaAACATTTGCCCTCAACCACGGTTATTACACCGAAATTGATGCCATCGACATCTACACCCACGATGGCCACACCAGCAAATGCAACATCTCAATTACCGACTGTATCGGATTATCAGCGTTCTTTGTTGCGCACCAGCATACGTCAGTTCGATGCACGTCTCAAAAAATACTATTATCGCATTGCAATGCTTTCGTTTTCCGAACGACAGACGATTATTGACAGCATGATCAACTCAACAACGCTGACACCCAAAGATGTCGACTGTGCTGTGCGTTTGATTGACGAGTATGCTGCACAAATCGGTATAGCGACAACTACCAGTACGACCAATGTAACTTCGCCAGCAATACAATCAGTATCAAAAGCTATAACAACACAAACTACCAACACTGTGGTGCGCACCACAACAATACAGCAACAGTCACAGAAATCGAATTTGCAAAGTTCTAAAACTCAAGTTGCCGTCCTAGATAAGGACAATAGTTTATTGGGTTATCAGCTAGCAGCTTCACCAATGCCGATGAACAAATCATCAATATCTACAAGGTCCAGTATAATGTCGACGTCGATAACAGGCAGCATGAACACATCGTTGCCAACTGTTTCGACTACGTCGAGCATTGTGTTACCCACACTGAAGGCTACACAGGCCTCACCAAGAATTTTTTACACCAAACCTCCAATGCAGACGTCTACACCAATTGCAACAACTACTAGTAACGTTAACACACCGCTTAACGATGGTAAAACCACATCGCTGAGAAGTACACCACGAATGGGGCGAGAGTTGACAATACGTCAG atTCCACAAAAACTCAATTCAGTCCCGGTGTCAGCCTCAACAGCAACAGGAACTCTACCAACGCGCCGTTTGCCAACATTGACACGTAATCCACATCTGTCAGCAGGCAGCTCGGCTGAAAAGAGCATATCCGAAACGATTACAACGCGTTCGGCTGTCACCATTTCAACTGCACCAAAGCGCATGACACGCGCCACCGCAGCTGCCAAAGTGGTTGTGATAACACAGAATACTGATGGCAATAGTGCGCCGCAAGATGAATGTATTCTGCCGGACGGGCATGAAAATACTGAAATTAAACGTGAGAAGGTCGATGATGATTTTGTTGGtggtaattaa